Sequence from the Leptospira johnsonii genome:
ATTCCCCGGATTCCGGACACGGAGACCATCAAATCCGGGTGTTGGAAGACCGGTTTTTGATGATTTAGAGCCATGATTCCGGGGAATGTTTTTTGAATTGGGATGAGAACATGGGCGATGACAGGATCGAACTGCCGACATCCTCCTTGTAAGGGAGGCGCTCTCCCAGCTGAGCTAATCGCCCGTAATTATTACGGTTATTATGCGGTTGCAGCCTGATTGATACGCAATGCCATCCGACTCTTCTTGCGGTCCGCATTTCTAGAGTGGATCAGGTTGGTTTTCGCAGCTTTGTCCAGAAGAGAAGCATATTGACTGAACAAAGGTTTTAAGGAGTCTTTCTCTCCGTCTTGGAGCGCTTTTAGGATCTTTTTAGCTTGGGTCCTAAGGCGATTTCTGTTTTGAGAATTCGCCGCATTTCTGCGTTTCGTTCTACGGATATCTTTTTCTGAAGATTTAATATTCGCCAAGGATCTAACTTCCTTATAAAGGGATTAGGCCCAGATTTTCGTACCCAGGCAGCCTGTCAACGAGCTTTTACCCATTCTGCATTCTATTTCCTTCTTCTTTCCAAAATCTCTAATAGCGATCCCTAAAGAAGAAGGGAGTAAAGATCCGC
This genomic interval carries:
- the rpsT gene encoding 30S ribosomal protein S20, with the translated sequence MANIKSSEKDIRRTKRRNAANSQNRNRLRTQAKKILKALQDGEKDSLKPLFSQYASLLDKAAKTNLIHSRNADRKKSRMALRINQAATA